One Neomonachus schauinslandi chromosome 9, ASM220157v2, whole genome shotgun sequence DNA segment encodes these proteins:
- the LOC110585565 gene encoding steroid receptor-associated and regulated protein-like gives PPPHSEDPSDQQASPRVMGLETDLETSSGGKPACHQKAIPTAHLTFVIDCARGKQLSLVAPPVLPRAPGPHLGPVTPPMKTCILFCGENRPHLTQGAPLGGGHLAHAGGTLPPRSGTVAPASSPVGPRVPQEAPEAKGNPLKTVPSRSSAWGTVIGSLKALSSCVCGQAE, from the coding sequence CCCCCGCCCCACTCGGAAGACCCCAGTGACCAACAAGCCAGCCCCAGAGTCATGGGCCTTGAGACAGATCTGGAGACCAGCTCGGGTGGGAAGCCGGCCTGCCATCAGAAGGCCATCCCCACCGCTCACCTCACTTTTGTCATTGACTGTGCTCGTGGCAAACAGCTCTCCCTGGTGGCACCCCCAGTGCTGCCCCGAGCCCCCGGTCCCCATCTAGGACCTGTCACTCCTCCAATGAAGACCTGTATCTTGTTCTGTGGAGAAAACCGGCCCCACCTGACTCAGGGGGCCCCTCTGGGTGGGGGACACCTGGCCCACGCCGGGGGGACCCTGCCACCCCGCAGTGGGACGGTGgccccagcttcctccccagTCGGTCCACGTGTCCCCCAGGAGGCTCCTGAAGCCAAGGGGAACCCCTTGAAGACTGTGCCCTCAAGGTCTTCAGCTTGGGGCACGGTCATCGGCTCGCTCAAAGCCCTCTCCTCCTGTGTCTGTGGGCAGGCAGAGTAA